The Pantoea eucalypti sequence CTCGTCAGCATTGGGTGACAGCGCCGACAGAATGGCCGGATTTACCGCCGTCAGCTCCGCCGGGAACAGCGCCTCGTAGCCCAGATTCATCAGCGCTTTGTTGGCGTTGTAGTGCAGGAAGGTTTTCACCTCTTCTACCCAGCCGACATCGGCATAGAGCGCCTCGGTGTAAGCCACTTCATTTTCATACAGCGCCAGCAGCAGATCATAGGCGAACTGCTGCAGCTCTTCGCGACGCAGATCGTCAGCCGTGGCCAGCGCCTGCTGATATTTGTAGCCGATGTAATAACCGTGCACCGCTTCATCGCGAATAATCAGGCGAATCAGATCGGCAGTGTTGGTCAGCTTGCCCCGGCTCGACCAGTACATCGGCAGCCAGAAGCCGGAATAGAACAGGAACGACTCCAGAAAAACGCTGGCGATCTTCTTCTTCAGCGGATCATCCGCCTGGTAGTGTTCAAGGATGATGCGCGCCTTGTTCTGCAACGGCACATTCTCTTCGCTCCACTGATAGGCGGCATCCACATCCTGCGTATTACACAGAGTTGAGAAGATAGAACTGTAAGAGCGCGCATGGACGGCTTCCATAAAGCTGATGTTCGACAGCACCGCCTCTTCGTGTGGCGTAATAGCATCGTCCATCAGTCCCGGCGCGCCGATCACGTTCTGGATGGTATCCAGCAGCGTCAGGCCGGTGAAGACCCGGATGGTCAGTTGCTGCTGCTGTTTATCCAGCGTCTGCCAGGCGGGCAGATCGTTAGAGAGCGGCACCTTCTCTGGCAGCCAGAAGTTGCTGGTGAGACGGTTCCATACCTCAAGATCTTTCTCATCCTGAATCCGGTTCCAGTTAATCGCCTGAATTTGTTTAAGTTTCATCGTTTTCATTACAGGGAGCATGAGACGCAGCCCTGAACCTCCGTGCCCTGAAGCGCCATCTGACGCAGTCGAATGTAATAAAGCGTTTTGATCCCTTTTTTCCACGCGTAAATCTGCGCTTTGTTGATGTCGCGGGTCGTGACGTCATCGCGGAAAAACAGCGTCAGTGACAGGCCCTGATCGACGTGCTGAGTCGCTTCTGCGTAGGTATCAATAATCGCTTCCGGCCCAATCTGATACGCATCCTGATAGAGGTGGAGATTCTCATTGGTCATAAACGGCGCGGGATAGTAGACGCGACCAGTTTTACCCTCTTTGCGGATCTCAATAGGGGAGACAATCGGATGGATGCTGGAGGTGGCATGATTGATGTAGGAGATCGAACCGGTCGGCGGGATCGCCTGCAGGTTCTGATTAAACAGCCCGTGCTGCATCACTGCATCACGCAGCGCCTGCCAGTCCGCCTGGGTCGGCAGTGTCAGTCCGGCATCGGCAAACAGCGTCGTCACCCGTTCAGTGCGCGGCAGCCATTCCCGCTGCAGATATTTATCGAAGTAAACGCCGCTGGCGTATTGCGAATCCGCAAAGCCGTCGAACGTCTTCTGATGCTCCTGCGCCAGTTGATTAGAGGTGCGTAGCGCATAGTAGGTAATGCAATAGAAGTAGAGATTGGTGAAATCCAGCGCTTCCGGTGAGCCGTAGGCGATGCCTTCCCGCGCCAGATAGCCGTGCAGGTTCATCTGACCCAGCCCGATGGCGTGCGAACGGCGATTGCCTTCGGCGACCGACGGCACCGAGCCAATCTCGCTCATCATCGACACCGAGGTCAGGGCGCGAACCGCCACATCCACGGTGCGCGCCAGATCGCGCGAATCCATGGCATGCGCAATATTCAGGGAGCCAAGATTACAGGAGATATCTTTGCCGATGCGGCGATAGCTCAGGTCATCATGGTACTCGCTGGCGCTGTTCACCTGCAGAATCTCAGAGCAGAGATTACTCATAT is a genomic window containing:
- the nrdF gene encoding class 1b ribonucleoside-diphosphate reductase subunit beta, which codes for MKLKQIQAINWNRIQDEKDLEVWNRLTSNFWLPEKVPLSNDLPAWQTLDKQQQQLTIRVFTGLTLLDTIQNVIGAPGLMDDAITPHEEAVLSNISFMEAVHARSYSSIFSTLCNTQDVDAAYQWSEENVPLQNKARIILEHYQADDPLKKKIASVFLESFLFYSGFWLPMYWSSRGKLTNTADLIRLIIRDEAVHGYYIGYKYQQALATADDLRREELQQFAYDLLLALYENEVAYTEALYADVGWVEEVKTFLHYNANKALMNLGYEALFPAELTAVNPAILSALSPNADENHDFFSGSGSSYVMGKAVETEDEDWNF